The proteins below come from a single Caulobacter segnis ATCC 21756 genomic window:
- a CDS encoding mechanosensitive ion channel family protein, with the protein MAGNPLRTLDSFELIKLGKASVTVGGLAAGLLIVGVAMVAARLTSAGLRRLRERAAGDAASLYVVEKVATYGLVIIGVVVGLSTMGVDLTSLTVFAGAVGVGVGLGLQGVIKDFASGVSLVFERLVAVGDFVELPNGGRGVVHAIGARATRIRTNDSTDIIVPNSVLVNDQVINWTLRGTNRRIRVPFNTALGVDKDKVRDAVLKAAKSAPFTSPDDPTRRAQVWLVGFGESALKFELIVWPTIEAVRRPAAIHAAYTWLIDDALRGAGIEIPYPQRDIRLRGLFGEEGEDALTSLRLEPAARRRKAKAAKSGSSNDAAADLEREDPEEAPKPPPAKA; encoded by the coding sequence ATGGCCGGCAATCCGCTCCGCACCCTCGATTCTTTCGAACTGATCAAGCTGGGCAAGGCGTCGGTGACGGTCGGCGGATTGGCGGCCGGGCTGCTGATCGTCGGCGTGGCGATGGTCGCCGCGCGGCTGACCTCGGCGGGCCTGCGACGGCTGCGCGAGCGGGCGGCCGGCGACGCGGCCTCGCTCTATGTCGTCGAGAAGGTGGCGACCTACGGCCTGGTGATCATCGGCGTGGTGGTCGGCCTGTCGACCATGGGCGTCGACCTGACCTCGCTGACCGTGTTCGCCGGCGCCGTGGGCGTCGGGGTCGGTCTTGGCCTGCAAGGCGTGATCAAGGACTTCGCCTCGGGCGTCAGCCTGGTGTTCGAGCGCCTGGTGGCGGTGGGCGACTTCGTGGAGCTGCCCAATGGCGGGCGCGGCGTGGTCCACGCGATCGGCGCGCGCGCCACCCGTATTCGCACCAACGACAGCACCGACATCATCGTGCCGAACTCGGTGCTGGTGAACGATCAGGTGATCAACTGGACCCTGCGCGGCACCAACCGCCGCATCCGGGTGCCGTTCAACACCGCTTTGGGCGTCGACAAGGACAAGGTGCGTGACGCCGTCCTCAAGGCCGCGAAATCCGCCCCCTTCACCTCGCCCGACGACCCGACGCGCCGCGCGCAGGTCTGGCTGGTGGGGTTCGGCGAGAGCGCCCTGAAGTTCGAGCTGATCGTCTGGCCTACCATCGAGGCGGTGCGCCGTCCGGCCGCCATTCACGCGGCCTATACCTGGCTGATCGATGACGCCCTGCGCGGCGCGGGGATCGAGATCCCCTATCCCCAGCGCGACATCCGCCTGCGCGGCCTGTTCGGCGAGGAGGGCGAGGACGCGCTCACCAGCCTGCGCCTCGAGCCCGCCGCCCGTCGTCGCAAGGCCAAGGCCGCCAAGTCGGGCTCCAGCAACGACGCCGCCGCCGATCTCGAGCGCGAGGATCCCGAAGAGGCCCCCAAGCCGCCGCCCGCGAAGGCCTGA
- a CDS encoding aldo/keto reductase — translation MKTRKLGDGLEVSAIGLGCMGMGQVYGTALETADAHKLLARAVELGVTFFDTAEVYGPYTNEVLVGAGLKPFRDKVVIATKFGFDIAPEGTGEGFSRMRGTDSRPEHIRAVAEASLKRLGVEVIDLFYQHRVDPNVPIEDVAGTVKDLIAEGKVKHFGLSEAGAATIRKAHAVQPVAALQSEYSLWFRELEAEVLPTLRELGIGLVPYSPLGRGFLTGAMKTELADNDFRRNLPRFQGEALAKNLSLVEALTQIAAEKGATPAQLALAWILHQGDSIAPIPGTTKIARLEENLGAVDLALSAEDLARIAAAVPETAVEGERYTKAGLAMVGR, via the coding sequence ATGAAGACGCGTAAACTCGGCGACGGCCTCGAGGTCTCGGCCATCGGTCTTGGCTGCATGGGGATGGGCCAGGTCTACGGCACGGCGCTGGAGACGGCCGACGCCCACAAGCTGCTGGCCCGCGCCGTCGAGCTGGGCGTGACCTTCTTCGACACCGCCGAGGTCTATGGCCCCTACACCAACGAGGTGCTGGTCGGCGCGGGCCTCAAGCCCTTCCGCGACAAGGTCGTGATCGCCACCAAGTTCGGCTTCGACATCGCGCCGGAGGGGACGGGCGAGGGCTTCTCGCGCATGCGCGGCACCGACAGCCGCCCCGAGCATATCCGCGCCGTGGCCGAGGCCTCGCTGAAGCGCTTGGGCGTCGAGGTGATCGACCTCTTCTATCAGCATCGCGTCGACCCGAACGTGCCGATCGAGGACGTGGCCGGGACGGTCAAGGACCTGATCGCCGAGGGCAAGGTCAAGCACTTCGGCCTGTCCGAAGCCGGCGCGGCGACCATCCGCAAGGCCCACGCCGTCCAGCCCGTCGCGGCCCTGCAGAGCGAGTATTCGTTGTGGTTCCGTGAGCTGGAGGCCGAGGTCCTGCCGACCCTGCGCGAGCTGGGGATCGGTCTCGTGCCCTACAGCCCGCTGGGCCGCGGCTTCCTGACCGGCGCGATGAAGACCGAGCTCGCCGACAACGACTTCCGCCGCAACCTGCCGCGCTTCCAGGGCGAGGCCCTGGCCAAGAACCTGTCGCTGGTCGAGGCGCTGACCCAGATCGCGGCCGAGAAGGGCGCGACCCCGGCCCAGCTGGCGCTCGCCTGGATCCTGCACCAGGGCGACTCCATCGCCCCGATCCCGGGCACCACCAAGATCGCCCGGCTGGAGGAGAACCTCGGCGCGGTCGATCTGGCCCTCTCCGCCGAAGACCTCGCCCGCATCGCCGCCGCCGTGCCGGAGACGGCCGTCGAGGGCGAGCGATACACCAAGGCGGGGCTGGCGATGGTGGGGCGCTGA
- a CDS encoding VOC family protein codes for MPKITPFLWFDTEAEQAANLYVSVFPNSRIHDVSYYPGEAPGGGKPGKVMTVTFELDGQKIVALNAGPTFKLDEAFSFVIDCDGQDEVDHYWNALTADGGAESQCGWLKDRFGLSWQVTPRQLIEMTTSPDRAAAGRAFQAMMGMKKIDIAALKAAYEGA; via the coding sequence ATGCCGAAGATCACCCCGTTCCTGTGGTTCGATACAGAGGCCGAGCAGGCCGCCAACCTCTATGTGTCGGTGTTCCCGAATTCGCGGATCCACGACGTCTCCTACTATCCCGGCGAAGCGCCGGGCGGCGGCAAGCCGGGCAAGGTGATGACCGTGACCTTCGAGCTCGACGGGCAAAAGATCGTCGCGCTGAACGCCGGCCCGACGTTCAAGCTGGACGAGGCGTTCTCGTTCGTCATCGACTGCGACGGCCAGGACGAGGTCGACCACTACTGGAACGCGCTCACCGCCGATGGTGGGGCGGAGTCGCAATGCGGCTGGCTGAAGGACCGCTTCGGCCTGTCCTGGCAGGTGACGCCCCGCCAGCTGATCGAGATGACCACCAGCCCGGACCGCGCGGCGGCCGGTCGGGCGTTTCAGGCGATGATGGGCATGAAGAAGATCGACATCGCCGCGCTGAAGGCGGCGTACGAGGGAGCGTAG
- a CDS encoding alkylphosphonate utilization protein, whose protein sequence is MSDETRDSNGTLLADGDTVTLIKDLKVKGSGGVTLKRGTVVKKIRLTGDPDEIEANVDKVRGLVLRTEFVKKA, encoded by the coding sequence ATGTCGGACGAAACCCGCGACTCCAACGGAACCCTCCTGGCCGACGGCGACACCGTCACCCTGATCAAGGACCTGAAGGTCAAGGGCTCGGGCGGCGTCACGCTCAAGCGCGGCACCGTGGTCAAGAAAATCCGCCTGACCGGCGACCCCGACGAGATCGAAGCCAATGTCGACAAGGTCCGCGGCCTGGTCCTGCGGACGGAGTTCGTCAAGAAGGCTTGA
- a CDS encoding site-specific tyrosine recombinase XerD has translation MSGAASGWVDAFLEMMAVERAAARNTLTAYGKDLEDARGFLGRSKRDLDDADAEAVEAYFQDLGARGLSPATAARRRSAVRQFYRFVLGEGWRTDDPSRRVAAPKAGRPLPKVLERAEIERLLAAATAPNTEMGDSAQGLRLACIIELIYASGLRISELLALPLTALARDPAYLIVKGKGGKERLAPLNDAARAAVNAYLAGRRTFLPKGAKESPWLFPSRGGSGRLTARRVGQLLDDAAIAAGIDRDKVSPHVLRHAFATHLLEGGADLRVIQTLLGHADIATTQIYTHVAGEHLAHVVQTKHPLGRKKTPH, from the coding sequence ATGAGCGGGGCCGCGTCCGGCTGGGTCGACGCGTTCCTGGAGATGATGGCGGTCGAGCGCGCCGCCGCCCGCAACACGCTGACGGCCTACGGCAAGGACCTCGAGGACGCGCGCGGCTTCCTGGGACGCTCGAAGCGCGACCTCGACGACGCAGACGCTGAAGCCGTCGAGGCCTATTTTCAGGATCTCGGCGCGCGCGGCCTGTCGCCCGCCACCGCCGCCCGCCGCCGCTCGGCCGTGCGTCAGTTCTATCGCTTCGTGCTGGGCGAGGGCTGGCGCACTGACGATCCCTCCCGCCGCGTCGCCGCGCCCAAGGCGGGCCGGCCCCTGCCGAAAGTGCTGGAGCGCGCCGAGATCGAGCGCCTGCTGGCGGCCGCGACGGCCCCAAATACAGAAATGGGGGACAGCGCCCAGGGCCTGCGCCTGGCCTGCATCATCGAGCTGATCTACGCCTCGGGCCTGCGGATCTCCGAGCTGCTGGCCCTGCCGCTGACGGCCCTGGCGCGCGACCCAGCCTATCTGATCGTCAAGGGCAAGGGCGGCAAGGAGCGGCTGGCCCCGCTGAACGACGCCGCCCGCGCGGCGGTGAACGCCTATCTCGCGGGTCGCCGGACCTTCCTGCCGAAGGGCGCCAAGGAGAGCCCGTGGCTGTTCCCCTCGCGCGGCGGCTCGGGGCGGCTGACGGCGCGGCGGGTGGGACAGTTGCTGGACGACGCGGCCATCGCCGCCGGCATCGACCGCGACAAGGTCAGCCCCCACGTCCTGCGACACGCCTTCGCCACACATCTGCTGGAAGGCGGCGCGGATCTGCGGGTGATCCAGACCCTGCTCGGCCACGCCGACATCGCCACCACCCAGATCTACACCCACGTGGCCGGCGAGCACCTGGCCCATGTCGTCCAGACCAAGCACCCGCTGGGGCGGAAGAAGACGCCGCATTGA
- a CDS encoding shikimate kinase translates to MTESAHPPEDKASARQGSEDLAPLRQKTIVLVGLMGVGKSSVGRRLATALNLPFRDADNEVEAAAGRSISEIFAELGEAAFRDGERRVIARLLEEPPHVLATGGGAFVNAETRALINEKALSVWLKADVELLARRVSRKDTRPLLKGKDPVAVLTELARVRNPAYAEAQVHVQTGDTPHGVAVDAILTALRQRLAQGVPVR, encoded by the coding sequence ATGACCGAGTCCGCTCATCCTCCCGAAGACAAGGCGTCGGCGCGCCAGGGGTCCGAAGACCTGGCGCCGCTGCGCCAGAAGACCATCGTGCTGGTCGGGCTGATGGGCGTGGGCAAGTCCAGCGTCGGCCGCCGCCTGGCGACGGCCCTGAACCTGCCCTTCCGTGACGCCGACAACGAGGTCGAGGCCGCCGCCGGCCGCTCGATCTCCGAGATCTTCGCCGAGCTGGGCGAGGCCGCCTTCCGCGATGGCGAGCGCCGGGTGATCGCTCGTCTGCTGGAAGAACCGCCCCACGTTCTGGCCACGGGCGGCGGCGCCTTCGTCAACGCCGAGACCCGCGCCCTGATCAACGAGAAGGCCCTGTCGGTCTGGCTGAAGGCCGATGTCGAGCTGCTGGCCCGCCGCGTCTCGCGCAAGGACACCCGGCCGCTACTGAAGGGCAAGGACCCGGTCGCGGTGCTGACCGAGCTGGCCCGCGTCCGCAATCCCGCCTACGCCGAGGCGCAAGTGCACGTCCAGACCGGCGACACGCCGCACGGGGTGGCCGTCGACGCCATCCTGACCGCGCTGCGCCAACGTCTGGCGCAAGGAGTTCCCGTTCGATGA
- the aroB gene encoding 3-dehydroquinate synthase, whose translation MIRTVSVGLGDRAYDVVIGPGLIDRAGERIAPVLGKRKRVAIVTDANVGEHHGERLAASLEKAGVAVDVITIPPGEESKSFDGLSELSDHLLALNLERGDQIVAFGGGVVGDLAGFAAAIYKRGIDFVQVPTTLLAQVDSSVGGKTAIDTPRGKNLIGAFHQPRLVLADLDVLATLPARELACGYAEIIKYGLLGDFAFFEWLEANVAKVLERDVDALVRAVGRSVEMKAEIVAEDEKEAGRRALLNLGHTFGHAIEAEMGFGDALKHGEAVGVGMAQAFRFSAAQGLCPSQDAVRAEAAIKAAGLPTTLADVRPEPFDADALVAHCGQDKKAEGGKLTFVLARGIGDAFVAKDVDRAALKAFLIEEGAR comes from the coding sequence ATGATCCGCACAGTCTCCGTGGGCCTGGGCGACCGCGCCTATGACGTCGTCATCGGCCCCGGCCTGATCGATCGCGCGGGCGAGCGGATCGCGCCCGTCCTCGGAAAGCGCAAGCGCGTCGCGATCGTCACCGACGCCAATGTCGGCGAGCACCACGGCGAGCGCCTGGCGGCGTCCTTGGAAAAGGCCGGCGTCGCGGTCGACGTCATCACCATCCCGCCCGGCGAGGAGAGCAAGAGCTTCGACGGCCTGTCCGAGCTTTCCGACCACCTGCTGGCCCTGAACCTGGAACGCGGCGACCAGATCGTCGCCTTCGGCGGCGGCGTCGTGGGCGATCTCGCTGGCTTCGCGGCGGCGATCTACAAGCGCGGCATCGATTTCGTACAGGTCCCGACCACCCTGCTCGCCCAGGTCGACAGCTCGGTCGGCGGCAAGACCGCCATCGACACCCCGCGCGGCAAGAACCTGATCGGCGCCTTCCACCAGCCGCGTCTCGTCCTGGCCGACCTCGACGTCCTGGCCACCCTGCCCGCCCGCGAGCTGGCCTGCGGCTACGCCGAGATCATCAAGTACGGCCTGCTGGGCGACTTCGCCTTCTTCGAATGGCTTGAAGCCAACGTCGCCAAGGTGCTGGAGCGCGACGTCGACGCCCTGGTCCGCGCCGTCGGCCGCTCGGTGGAGATGAAGGCCGAGATTGTCGCCGAAGACGAGAAGGAAGCCGGCCGCCGCGCCCTGCTGAACCTCGGCCACACCTTCGGCCACGCGATCGAGGCCGAGATGGGCTTTGGCGATGCGCTCAAGCACGGCGAGGCCGTCGGAGTCGGCATGGCCCAGGCGTTCCGCTTCTCGGCCGCCCAGGGCCTCTGCCCCAGCCAGGACGCCGTCCGCGCCGAGGCCGCCATCAAGGCCGCCGGCCTGCCGACCACGCTGGCGGATGTCCGTCCCGAGCCCTTCGACGCCGACGCCCTGGTCGCCCATTGCGGCCAGGACAAGAAGGCCGAGGGCGGCAAGCTGACCTTCGTGCTCGCGCGCGGCATCGGCGATGCGTTCGTCGCCAAGGACGTGGACCGGGCAGCGCTGAAGGCGTTCCTGATCGAGGAAGGGGCCCGCTAG
- a CDS encoding DUF308 domain-containing protein, which yields MAQVDQVQRDGLKRYYFLRAAVSVAWILAAVAVGTSNPLLGGVLLVAYPAWDALANAMDARSNGGFAANPPQTFNLVVSLLVAAAVLLALQVEPRRVLTVFGVWAGFSGILQLVAGLRRWRSVGGQWPMVLSGAQSVLAGVFMITRSLQHGGHPPAPIEIAPYAGFGAFYFLVAAVALTLKGRKRA from the coding sequence ATGGCCCAGGTCGATCAAGTCCAGCGCGACGGTCTCAAGCGCTACTATTTCCTGCGGGCCGCGGTGTCGGTCGCCTGGATCCTCGCCGCCGTCGCGGTGGGGACGAGCAACCCGCTGCTGGGCGGCGTGCTGCTGGTCGCCTATCCGGCCTGGGACGCCCTGGCCAACGCGATGGACGCGCGATCCAACGGCGGCTTCGCGGCCAATCCGCCGCAGACCTTCAACCTGGTCGTCAGCCTGCTGGTCGCGGCCGCGGTGCTGCTCGCGCTGCAGGTCGAGCCGCGCCGGGTGCTGACCGTGTTCGGCGTCTGGGCCGGGTTCTCCGGTATCCTGCAGCTCGTCGCGGGGCTGCGCCGCTGGCGCTCGGTCGGCGGCCAATGGCCGATGGTGCTGAGCGGCGCCCAGTCGGTCCTGGCCGGGGTCTTCATGATCACCCGCTCGCTGCAGCACGGCGGCCATCCGCCCGCGCCGATCGAGATCGCGCCCTATGCGGGCTTCGGGGCGTTCTACTTCCTGGTCGCGGCCGTGGCGCTGACGCTCAAGGGCCGCAAGCGGGCCTAG
- a CDS encoding MarR family winged helix-turn-helix transcriptional regulator: MSDYIPTLDQQLCFSLYGASMAINRAYKPLLDALEITYPQYLVLSALWETDGMSVGAIGERLGLDSSNVTPLVKRMEGAGLVSRVRNPADERQVVVSLTDAGRDMQARSTCLGQTLFAAGGMSVERLVQLNKDVQAFRDSVSRFVSEQPRGSGH, encoded by the coding sequence GTGTCCGACTACATCCCCACCCTCGACCAGCAGCTGTGCTTCTCGCTGTACGGGGCCAGCATGGCGATCAACCGCGCCTACAAGCCGCTGCTGGACGCGCTGGAGATCACCTATCCGCAGTACCTGGTGCTGAGCGCCCTTTGGGAGACCGACGGCATGAGCGTCGGCGCGATCGGCGAACGGCTGGGCCTCGACTCCAGCAACGTCACCCCCCTGGTCAAGCGCATGGAGGGCGCGGGCCTGGTCAGCCGCGTCCGCAACCCCGCCGACGAGCGCCAGGTGGTGGTCAGCCTGACCGACGCCGGACGCGACATGCAGGCCCGCAGCACGTGCCTTGGCCAGACCCTGTTCGCCGCCGGCGGCATGAGCGTCGAGCGACTGGTGCAGCTAAACAAGGACGTCCAGGCGTTTCGGGATTCGGTCTCGCGCTTCGTGAGCGAGCAACCGCGCGGGTCGGGCCATTGA
- a CDS encoding ABC-F family ATP-binding cassette domain-containing protein produces MIRLDNISKQNGHQILFIEASMGIQKGEKVGLVGPNGAGKTTLFRMITGQEQPDDGIVSIDPGTRIGYFSQDVGEMSGQSAVAAVMDGVGPVSALAAEMAQLEAAMVDPDQADQLDAVMERYGEVLERFQELDGYALEARAREVLAGLSFSQERMDGDVGLLSGGWKMRVALARILLMRPDAMLLDEPSNHLDLESLIWLEAFLKNYDGALLMTSHDRAFMNRIIGKVVEIDAGQLITYSGDLDFYDQQRALSEAQRQAQYERQQAMLAKEIKFIEKFKARASHAAQVQSRVKKLDKIERVEAPRRRQTVQFEFQSPPRSGEDVISLRGVHKGYGERPIYQDLDFLVRRKERWAVLGANGAGKSTLLKLVAGATEPDQGKVAIGASVKMGYFAQHSMDLLEGEETIFESLERSFPQAGQGALRTLAGCFGFSGDDVEKPCRVLSGGEKARLVMAKMLFDPPNLLVLDEPTNHLDMATKEMLVASLADFEGTMLFVSHDRHFLAALSNRVLELTPEGVHQYGGGYTEYVARTGQEAPGLHPGG; encoded by the coding sequence ATGATCCGCCTCGACAACATCTCCAAGCAGAACGGCCACCAGATCCTGTTCATCGAAGCCTCGATGGGCATCCAGAAGGGTGAGAAGGTCGGGCTGGTCGGCCCAAACGGCGCCGGCAAGACGACCCTGTTCCGCATGATCACGGGGCAGGAGCAGCCCGACGACGGGATCGTCTCGATCGATCCGGGCACGCGGATCGGCTATTTCAGCCAGGACGTCGGCGAGATGTCGGGCCAGAGCGCCGTGGCGGCGGTGATGGATGGCGTCGGCCCGGTCAGCGCCCTCGCGGCCGAGATGGCGCAGCTGGAGGCGGCCATGGTCGATCCGGACCAAGCCGACCAGCTGGACGCCGTCATGGAGCGCTATGGCGAGGTGCTGGAGCGCTTCCAGGAGCTGGACGGCTATGCGCTGGAGGCCCGCGCCCGCGAGGTGCTGGCGGGCCTGAGCTTCAGCCAGGAGCGCATGGACGGCGACGTCGGCCTCTTGTCAGGCGGCTGGAAGATGCGCGTGGCCCTGGCCCGCATCCTGCTGATGCGCCCCGACGCCATGCTGCTGGACGAGCCCAGCAACCACCTGGACCTGGAAAGCCTGATCTGGCTGGAAGCCTTCCTGAAGAACTACGACGGCGCGCTGCTGATGACCTCGCACGACCGCGCCTTCATGAACCGCATCATCGGCAAGGTGGTCGAGATCGACGCCGGCCAGCTGATAACCTATTCCGGCGACCTTGATTTCTACGACCAGCAGCGGGCGCTCAGCGAGGCCCAGCGCCAGGCGCAGTACGAGCGCCAGCAAGCGATGCTGGCCAAGGAAATCAAGTTCATCGAAAAGTTCAAGGCGCGCGCCTCGCACGCCGCCCAGGTCCAGAGCCGGGTCAAGAAGCTGGACAAGATCGAGCGCGTGGAAGCGCCGCGTCGTCGCCAGACGGTCCAGTTCGAATTCCAGAGCCCGCCCCGCTCGGGCGAGGACGTGATCAGCCTGCGCGGCGTCCACAAGGGCTACGGCGAGCGGCCGATCTACCAGGACCTCGACTTCCTGGTCCGCCGCAAGGAGCGCTGGGCCGTGCTGGGCGCGAACGGCGCGGGCAAGTCGACGCTGCTGAAGCTGGTGGCCGGCGCGACCGAGCCCGACCAGGGCAAGGTCGCCATCGGGGCCAGCGTGAAGATGGGCTACTTCGCCCAGCACTCCATGGACCTGCTGGAGGGCGAGGAGACGATCTTCGAGTCGCTGGAACGCTCGTTCCCGCAGGCGGGCCAAGGGGCCCTGCGCACCCTGGCCGGCTGCTTCGGCTTCTCCGGCGACGACGTCGAAAAGCCCTGCCGCGTGCTGTCGGGCGGCGAGAAGGCGCGTCTGGTCATGGCCAAGATGCTGTTCGATCCGCCGAACCTGCTGGTCCTCGACGAGCCGACCAACCACCTCGACATGGCGACCAAGGAGATGCTGGTGGCGTCCCTGGCGGACTTCGAGGGCACCATGCTGTTCGTCTCGCACGACCGTCACTTCCTGGCGGCCCTGTCGAACCGCGTGCTGGAGCTGACGCCGGAGGGCGTCCACCAGTACGGCGGCGGCTACACCGAATATGTCGCCCGCACCGGCCAGGAAGCGCCGGGCCTGCACCCGGGGGGCTAA
- a CDS encoding HlyC/CorC family transporter, which translates to MFTALLGLAPIVIALLTLSALFSAAETSMTGASRSRMHQLERDGDAPARRVNRLLSDQETMIGAVLLGNNLINILASALATQVLTTLIPGPWGVAVATAVMTVLVLVFAEVLPKTVAIVRSDDVARALSGPTLFIVRLFGPIIYTIQWIVRRTLRLFGVKLDMAVDVLAAHEEIRGAVDYHHSEGLVETDDRRMLGGVLDLSDMDVSEIMVHRKSMVLLDAALPARELVDEVLEAQHTRVPVYRNEPDNIVGVLHARDLLKALAESPTGVEGLDIAAILREPWFIPDTTNLKDQLNAFLKRKSHFALVVDEYGALQGLVTLEDILEEIVGEIDDEHDTALDGVRKQQDGSVNVDGHVTVRDLNRAMDWRLPEGDAVTIAGLVIHEAQMIPEPGQTFIFHRHRFQVLRRQRNQITALRISALLDEGEGP; encoded by the coding sequence ATGTTCACCGCCCTGCTCGGCCTCGCGCCCATCGTCATCGCCCTGCTGACCCTCTCGGCGCTGTTCTCGGCGGCGGAGACGTCGATGACGGGCGCCAGCCGGTCGCGCATGCACCAGCTGGAGCGCGACGGCGACGCGCCGGCGCGGCGGGTCAACAGGCTGCTGTCCGATCAGGAGACGATGATCGGGGCCGTCCTGCTGGGCAACAACCTGATCAACATCCTGGCCTCGGCCCTGGCGACCCAGGTGCTGACCACCCTGATCCCCGGCCCCTGGGGCGTGGCCGTCGCCACGGCGGTGATGACCGTGCTGGTCCTGGTCTTCGCCGAGGTGCTGCCCAAGACGGTGGCCATCGTCCGCTCCGACGACGTCGCCCGCGCCCTGTCGGGCCCCACCCTGTTCATCGTTCGGCTGTTCGGGCCGATCATCTACACGATCCAGTGGATCGTGCGCCGCACGCTGCGCCTGTTCGGCGTCAAGCTGGACATGGCCGTCGACGTGCTGGCCGCCCACGAGGAGATCCGCGGCGCGGTCGACTACCACCACTCCGAAGGCCTGGTGGAGACCGACGACCGACGGATGCTGGGCGGGGTGCTGGACCTGTCGGACATGGACGTCTCGGAGATCATGGTCCACCGCAAGTCGATGGTCCTGCTGGACGCCGCCCTCCCCGCTCGGGAGCTGGTCGACGAGGTGCTCGAGGCCCAGCACACCCGTGTTCCCGTCTATCGCAACGAGCCCGACAACATCGTCGGCGTGCTGCACGCCCGCGACCTGCTGAAGGCCCTGGCGGAGTCCCCCACGGGCGTCGAGGGCCTCGACATCGCCGCCATCCTGCGCGAGCCGTGGTTCATCCCCGACACCACCAACCTGAAGGACCAGCTGAACGCCTTCCTCAAGCGCAAGAGCCACTTCGCCCTCGTGGTCGACGAGTACGGCGCGCTGCAGGGCCTGGTGACGCTGGAGGACATCCTCGAGGAGATCGTCGGCGAGATCGACGACGAGCACGACACCGCGCTGGACGGCGTGCGCAAGCAGCAGGACGGCTCGGTCAATGTCGACGGCCACGTCACGGTCCGCGACCTGAACCGCGCCATGGACTGGCGGCTGCCGGAGGGCGACGCCGTGACCATCGCGGGCCTCGTCATCCATGAGGCTCAAATGATCCCCGAGCCCGGCCAGACCTTCATCTTCCATCGCCATCGTTTCCAGGTGCTGCGGCGCCAGCGCAACCAGATCACCGCGCTGCGCATTAGCGCCTTGCTAGACGAGGGCGAGGGTCCGTGA